A window from Deinococcus koreensis encodes these proteins:
- a CDS encoding VWA domain-containing protein has translation MTFDQPGLLWLLLLLPLTVAALLLGARGRRGRRGAYADPHLLGSALPSSAAGRRWPLALQLGALSLLLLAASQPVTPVRLPLNQAAVMIALDTSRSMLADDLRPTRLAAATAVIQQFLKLAPASTRIGFLTFSDRAAVLVAPTTDRQAVLDALARVRPAQATSLAGALVGAVRALPGRESAVVPPALDAVPPGPPAASAAPPGPFPPGAVLLLSDGISNRGGDPLVAARFAGTHQVKVHTVALGREGGAVSQIQGQLVFVPFDGQGLRRLSQLTGGEFLDAPEAEPLRQLFRNLGTDIRWTPTDLPLGGPLAGLAAALLIVGGGLGLLWYRRVP, from the coding sequence GTGACCTTCGACCAGCCCGGGCTGCTGTGGCTGCTGCTGCTGCTGCCGCTAACGGTCGCAGCGCTGCTGCTTGGGGCCCGCGGGCGCCGGGGCCGGCGCGGCGCGTACGCCGACCCGCACTTGTTGGGCTCCGCACTCCCCAGCAGCGCGGCCGGGCGGCGCTGGCCGCTGGCCCTGCAGCTGGGGGCACTCTCCCTGCTGCTGCTGGCGGCGTCCCAGCCGGTCACGCCGGTTCGGCTGCCGCTCAATCAGGCCGCCGTGATGATCGCGCTGGACACCTCGCGCTCCATGCTCGCCGACGACCTGCGCCCGACCCGGCTGGCCGCCGCCACCGCCGTGATCCAGCAGTTCCTGAAGCTGGCCCCGGCGTCCACCCGGATCGGCTTCCTGACCTTCTCCGACCGGGCGGCGGTGCTGGTGGCCCCCACCACGGATCGTCAGGCGGTGCTGGACGCCCTGGCCCGCGTCCGGCCGGCGCAGGCCACGTCGCTGGCGGGGGCGCTGGTGGGGGCCGTGCGGGCGCTGCCCGGCCGCGAGTCGGCCGTCGTTCCACCCGCGCTGGACGCCGTGCCGCCGGGGCCGCCGGCCGCCAGCGCCGCGCCCCCGGGCCCCTTCCCGCCCGGAGCCGTGCTGCTGCTCTCCGACGGCATCTCCAACCGGGGGGGCGATCCGCTGGTGGCGGCCCGCTTCGCCGGCACCCACCAGGTGAAGGTGCATACCGTGGCGCTGGGCCGCGAGGGCGGCGCGGTGAGCCAGATCCAGGGCCAGCTGGTCTTCGTGCCCTTCGACGGCCAGGGGCTGCGTCGCCTCTCGCAGCTCACCGGGGGCGAGTTCCTCGACGCCCCGGAGGCGGAGCCGCTGCGACAGCTCTTTCGCAATCTGGGCACCGACATCCGCTGGACGCCCACCGATCTGCCCCTGGGGGGGCCGCTCGCCGGACTGGCCGCGGCGCTGCTGATCGTCGGGGGCGGCCTGGGCCTGCTGTGGTACCGGAGGGTGCCGTGA
- a CDS encoding VWA domain-containing protein, which yields MNFAWPWALALLALLPLLVWRYRAGLPRPARAAAIHPDLALLARAQGRPRPLRRHLPAALYLGAVGLALLALGRPQAPWPLPDNRTAIMLVVDVSRSMEARDIEPSRFVAAQRAARTFVKSLPAGTRVGLASFAGSALLNAPLTSRHATVLEAIDGLSLGYSTAIGDGLLEGLKALPASVPGSPGERPSAAIVLLSDGRSNNGADPLQAADQIRRAGIKVYTVGLGTERGSLRSNRWNTSGRGFDETTLRQIATTTGGRYYEARSAGELNTVYQQMGRSLAWRVEQREVSGLVAALAGLLLLGSLGLSERWARRLL from the coding sequence GTGAACTTCGCCTGGCCCTGGGCCCTGGCGTTGCTGGCGCTGCTGCCCCTGCTGGTCTGGCGATATCGGGCGGGGCTGCCCCGACCGGCGCGGGCCGCCGCCATCCACCCCGATCTGGCGCTGCTGGCCCGCGCCCAGGGCCGGCCGCGCCCGCTGCGGCGGCACCTGCCCGCCGCGCTGTACCTGGGCGCCGTGGGGCTGGCCCTGCTGGCCCTGGGCCGCCCGCAGGCCCCGTGGCCGCTGCCGGACAACCGCACGGCGATCATGCTGGTGGTCGACGTGTCGCGGTCGATGGAGGCCCGCGACATCGAGCCCAGCCGCTTCGTGGCCGCCCAGCGTGCCGCCCGCACCTTCGTGAAGTCCCTGCCCGCCGGCACCCGGGTGGGGCTGGCCTCCTTCGCCGGTTCGGCCCTGCTCAACGCCCCGCTGACCAGCCGCCACGCCACCGTGCTGGAGGCCATCGACGGGCTGTCGCTGGGCTACAGCACGGCCATCGGCGACGGCCTGCTCGAGGGTCTGAAGGCCTTGCCGGCCAGCGTGCCCGGCTCCCCCGGCGAGCGGCCCTCCGCCGCCATCGTGCTGCTCTCGGACGGCCGCAGCAACAACGGGGCCGATCCGCTGCAGGCCGCCGACCAGATCCGCAGGGCCGGGATCAAGGTCTATACCGTGGGGCTCGGCACGGAGCGCGGGTCGCTGCGGAGCAACCGCTGGAACACCTCCGGGCGCGGCTTCGACGAGACCACCCTGCGGCAGATCGCCACGACCACCGGCGGCCGCTATTACGAGGCGCGCTCGGCCGGCGAACTGAACACGGTCTACCAGCAGATGGGCCGCTCGCTGGCCTGGAGGGTCGAGCAGCGCGAGGTCTCCGGCCTGGTCGCGGCGCTGGCCGGGCTGCTGCTGCTGGGCAGCCTCGGCCTGTCGGAACGCTGGGCGCGTCGACTGCTGTAA